The stretch of DNA CCGTCGTTTGGGCATTGATGCGCTTTGTCTTTGTCCGTATCATGCTCTCTCAATCTGCCACCCTCGAATGCAGTCGACATCCCGTTTTCGTTCATAAGGATGGGAAAAAGCCTATTGGCAAATTTTAAAGGTCTTGTTCTTTCGAACGTTAAATCTTTCATAGAAAACTCCTGTATGGTTCGATTCTTTTGCATCCAAGGTATCGTTGACTTCAAATTCGGCCGTATTTAGCAGTTTTGTAATCCTTTGTCTATCAATGATATATCGGAAAAGAACCCGAAGGCCTATCTCCTAAAGGCCCCGAAAAGAGGCTTAAGAAGGCGGTAAAGACAGGTTTCTGGCGATGCAAAAGTTTAGCTTTCGCCTGCTCATCTCTTAGCTTTTGCCTGTCGAAAGGCCGTCTTTTGCTTTTCAGTAGGTCAAAAAGTGTCTTTTCGATGTTCGTTCATCGCCTTTTTATCTCTATTTGGTGATTTTCGGCGTGTTAAATATGGAAGCAGAAAGAATTAAATAATGATAATTTGTAGACGAATGTATAGCCTGCAAATGAAAGCTTCTGAACGGAGACGAGTCTGCGTTTGCACAAAAATATCCCATCATTGGCAGGCAATGATGGGATGATGTGGAGGACATACTGCCTGAAAACAACTTGTAAGAGAGCGGGAAGCTTTACTTTCCGGGCTTGTTTCCGCCCTTTTCAATGCGCACCACTCCGCTGGAATAAATCAGCGTGTGTTGGCGCAACTTCTTGGTGTGATGGTCGAAAACTAAGGCGGGGTCGAAACGTCGACCCTTGAAATAGACTTCAAAGTGCAGGTGCTCGGTGGTGGCCCGGCCCGTTCTGCCGGTCAGTCCGATGACATCTCCCGCCTTCACAGCCTGTCCTGCTTTTACCAGATTTTTAGACTGGTGACTGTATAACGTCTCGAAACCATTTTCATGACGTATCACAATGCAATTGCCATAGCCGAAGAACGGTCCCGAACGGGTGACAATGCCGTTGAAGGCAGCCAACACATTGTCGTTGGCTTTGGTCTTGATGTCTACGCCGGAATGCCGCCGCCGCCCTCCATACGGACTGATGACGTGACTTCCTGGCAGAGGATAGGCCCACTCATCATCGCCGAAATCGGTGAGGACGAGCCGGTTGCTGTTGGTCTCGCGCAGTATCTTAGCAGGTTTGATCAATGTTTTATCGGTAGTTTTCTTCTCCTCTTCCGCTTTTTTTTCTTCTTCTTTCTTGTTTTTTAGTTCGTCTTCCTTGGTCTTTTTGTTGAGTTTTGCTTTGCCGGTAAGATCTTTCTCGGTTGCTACCGACACGTTGACATGTGTGCTTTTCTTCTCGCAGAGTAAGACAACACGGTGCAGACGGTGGCTCTTCACATCGAAGATGATGTTGGGGTTGATGCGTCCGCCGTTCACCATCACCCAAAACAGACAGGATACTTTTCCGTTTCGATTGCCCACAATGGCAATACTCTGTCCTGCTTCCACTTTTTGGCCGCACTTGACAAGGTTCTGTGCATTGTGCGCATACACCGTTTCCAGTCCGTTGTCATGGCGAATCACGATGACGTTGCCATATTTCTGCATTTTGCGAGCGAGCCTCACGCGGCCCGAAAACAGGGCTTTCACGGCATCGCCCTTGCTCGTTGCTATCTCCAGGGCATTGTCTTTCATCGCCGTGGCCTTGCCTACGGGCAGAGGGAAAGAGTAGTCGTGCTCTTTCACTGCGGCCAAATCGATGGTGAAGGAGGAGGTTTTGTCGAACAATCCTGGCGTGGCAATGCTGATTTGCTGGGTTTCGGCAGCGGTAAACTGGTCGTCTGCAAAGGCCGAAAAGCAGAAAAACAGAAGAAGAAAGAGGCTTGAAAGACGCATATCTTTTTAGGTTTGATGGAGTTTTATGCCCGTAAAAATTCGCCCGGAGGCCGTTCCAAGCCTTCGGGCAGAGAAATATTCGTGATAGTTGGCATAGGTGCAGATGCCCGTGTTTTGAATGTTTGTCGGCTCAAGATCCAACTCTTGCAGTTGCAATTGGTTGCAAAGAGGCAGATCGAGGTGCCATTTTTCTTGTCGTCGGGCTATCTGCTCCATGGCAAATCCGGCTTGTGCAAAAGCTTGATACACCTCGTCGCCCACCTCGAAATGGGTCAGCGAGATGCCCGGACCTATCACCGCGCGCAACGTTTCGGGGCGGGTTTGATAGGCTCTGCCCATCTCTTCCACCGTTTTCTGTAGGATGCGCTTTGCCGTTCCGCGCCATCCGGCGTGCACAGCAGCCACTGATCGGTGAATGCTGTCGTAGAGAAGAATGGGAATACAGTCGGCCGTAGAAACGCCGATGCACACTTCTGGCAGGTCAGTGATGAGCGCATCTACCCCATCGAGCACCATTTGACGCACCGACGGAGACAAGGAGAAAAACTCTTCGCCTATCTGTCGGATGGTGGTTCCGTGGGTCTGATGGGGCAGTACCAGTCGATTTTCATCCAAAGAGAGTTCTTGGCAGAGCAACCTTCGGTTCTGTTCGACGGCAGTAGGAGCATCGCCGCAATAGGGATTGATGTTCAACGAGGCGTAATTGTCTTTGCTCACGCCGCCCTGGCGCGTCGTGCTGAAGGCCGAAACTTGCGGCGAAAGCCGGTAGGTTGTTAGTTGAAGCATCTTCCTCTTATTCGTTTTCCTCGTACTCGAAGTCGTCGATGTCTTCCACATCGCTCTCGTCCAGATACACCACATCTAAGTCTTCGCCCTCGGCTTCCTGCTCGAAGGCGAACCGGCTTATGTCCTTATCACGGTGCACCAGTGTGTCTTCGGCAAGGATGTTCTTGAGTTTGTTGCTCTCGCTGTTCAGCTCCTGCCACAGGATGTCTTTGAGCTGGTTCAGTCCTTGTCCCGTAACGGCAGAGATAAACACTGTGGGAAGATCGTCGGGAAGGGTTTCGCGCAACATCTCAATGAGTTCTTCGTCCAGCAAATCGCACTTGGTGATGGCCAAGACGCGATGTTTGTCGTTGAGCTCCGGGTTGAAGTTGTTGAGCTCTTTCAGTAGAATCTCATATTCTTTCTTGATGTCGTCGGTATCGCCGGGCACCATAAAAAGCAGTAACGAGTTGCGTTCGATGTGGCGAAGAAAGCGCAAACCGAGCCCTTTCCCTTCGCTCGCACCCTCGATAATACCGGGGATGTCGGCCATGACAAAGGATTGATGGTCGTGATAGGCAATGATGCCAAGCGAGGGTTCGAGGGTGGTGAAGGGATAGTTGGCTATCTTCGGACGCGCCGAAGATAGCGAAGAAAGCAACGTAGACTTCCCTGCATTGGGGAATCCCACAAGGCCTACGTCGGCCAGAAGCTTGAGTTCGAGAATCACGGTCATCTCTTCCATCGGCTCCCCTGGCTGCGCATAGCGTGGCGTTTGATTGGTAGCGGTTCGGAATTGGAAGTTTCCCAATCCGCCTCTACCGCCTTTGAGCAAGAGCACCTCTTGCCCGTCGTGTAGCACATCACAGACATATTTGCCCGTTTCGGCGTTATATACCACCGTTCCGCAAGGCACATCGATGTACATATCTTTGCCGTCGGTGCCGTGACACTTGTCTCTGCCACCGTTGCCGCCATGCTCTGCAAAGACATGACGTTGGTATTTAAGGTGCAACAGCGTCCAATAATTATGGTTGCCACGCAGGTAAACGTTGCCGCCACGTCCGCCATCGCCTCCGTCGGGACCGCCGTTGGGGTTGTATTTTACATGGCGTAGGTGCATGGAACCTCTGCCGCCTTTCCCTGAACGGCAGTAAATCTTCACATAATCTACAAAATTTGAATCGGGCATGTTGGGCTTTTTAGGAGTGAAAGGAGTGATGAGGAGTTAAGGAGTTGAGACATTCGCTTTGTCGGTAGAAGAGTGGGGAAGAATCTCCTTTAACTCCTTAAGAGCATAACTCCAACAGTTACAGGCGCTCTAACACGCTGCACACATCGGCAAAGATGCGTTCCAGTTCGCCGAGACCATCGATATGATTGTGCACACCCTCCTTTTTATACCACTCGATGAGGGGAGCTGTCTGACTGTGATATACGTTCAGACGTTTCTTGATCGTCTCTTCATTGTCATCGGAGCGGCCACTTTGCTGTCCACGCAGCAGTAAACGCTTCATGAGTTCCTCCTCGGGGACGTCGAGTTCTATCATTGCTGCCACCTTATGGCCACGCTCTTCCAACATCTTTTTTAAGGCCTCGGCCTGTGGAATGGTGCGGGGGAAACCATCGAAGATAACGCCTTTGTGGTCTTTCCCAAAACTGTCGTATACGCTTGCCAGGATATCGATCATCAGTTCGTCGGGAATGAGCTGCCCTTTGTCGATAAAGTCTTTGGCGGTAGTGCCTAACGGCGTTCCGTTTTTAATCTCGTTGCGCAATACATCGCCCGTAGAGATGTGCTCGAAACCGTATTTTGCGATCATTTTATCGCTTTGTGTACCCTTGCCAGAACCGGGTGCACCGAAGATAACTACATTTTTCATATATGAATGGATGAATGATTGAATGATGTGGAAGGGAGGAGCAAATTATGAACTCAACGTATAGATGTCTCTTAAGTTGCGCCCCTGTTGATCGTAATCCAGTCCGTAGCCCACGATAAAGTCGTTCGGAATTTCCATAACGGCATATTCCACGTTGAGCGGAACTGTCAACCGATCGGGTTTCAATAATAAGGTGCAGATATGTATCGACTCCGGATTGCGCGTTCCCAGCGTTTCTATCATCCTTTTCATGGTCAATCCCGACTCCACAATATCTTCAACGATGATAACAGTGCGGCCGTTCAGGTCTTCATTGATGCCGAACACCTCCTTAATAACACCCGTAGAGGTGGTGCCTTGGTAAGAGGCCAACTTTACAAACGATATTTCGCAAGGAATGGTAAGCATGCGCATGAGGTCTGCTGCAAAGACAAACGAACCGTTCAATACGGCCAACAGCAGCGGATTCTTTCCCTCCATGTCTTTATTGATCTTGTCGGCAACGACCTTGATGCGCTTCAAAATCTCGGCTTCCGGTATGGAAGTCTCAAAGATTTTGTCCTTTAATTTTATTCGAGCCATAACCTATTTTTTTGCTGTTAAGCTGCAAAGTTACAGAAAATATGCCGAAAGGAGCTTCCGTTCTCGTTTTATTAACAAGGCTGATGCACGCATTTCCGTAGATAAAACAGCGAGAAACACATCCAAATAATTATTGTTAAAAGCTTTGTTCTTTCCCTTTTTTGACAGGATTTTATTCGTATCTTTGCCGCATAAAACTTAAATGCGCGTTTAAGTTTCCAAGAAAAGGGTAATGAAACAGAGAAAGCAACGATTCGTTGAAAGATAAACAAGTATATTATTTAAATAAGGTATGAAACAAAAGAAATGGTTTATGCTGATGGCCTTTGCCGCATTGATGGTGTCGTGCGGCAACAATGGCAATATGAAAATGGGGGATAATGAATATCCAGTGGAGACAATTGGTACGCAGGGTTCAGAAATGCAAACCACCTATCCCGCATCGATCAAAGGTATTCAAGATGTAGAAATCCGTCCGAAAGTGTCGGGATTCATTACCCAACTCTGTGTGCAAGAGGGGCAAGCGGTGAAAGCCGGGCAATTGCTTTTTGTGATTGATAATACCACTTATCAAGCTCAGGTGCGTCAGGCACAAGCCGCTCTCAGTTCGGCAAAGGCACAACTCAACACTTCGAAGCTGACTTACGAGAATAGTAAGAAACTGTTTGAGAAGAATGTTATCGGTTCTTACGAACTGCAAACAGCTCAAAACACATACGAAAACGCACGAGCCGCAGTGGCACAGGCACAAGCTGCACTTAGTTCGGCAAAAGATATGTTAGGTTTTTGCTACGTAAAGAGTCCGGCAAACGGCGTCATCGGTAGTTTGCCTTACAAGGTGGGAGCATTGGTGAGTGCCTCAAGTGTCGACCCATTGACCACTGTGTCGGATGTGGCAACAGTGGAAGTGTATTTCTCGATGACAGAAAAAGACATTCTCAACCTAACCAAAAAGGCAGGCGGAATACATGCTGCGATTAGCGATTTTCCCGCGGTCAAACTGCAACTGGCCGATGGAACGATGTATAACGAACTGGGAAAGGTGACGAAAGTGAGCGGTGTTATCAATCAAACCACAGGATCGGTATCGATGATTGCTCGTTTTCCCAATCCCAATCGTCTGCTCAAGAGCGGTGCATCGGGAACAATCGTTGTGCCCAGGGTCAGTAACAACAGTATTGTTATCCCTCAAAGTGCCACCACAGAGATACAAGATAAAATCTTTGTTTACGTTGTTACGCCCCAAAATCGGGTGAAATACACCGAGATTCAGGTCAATCCGCAAAACGATGGCAACCATTATGTTGTGACAAACGGCTTGAATGCGGGCGATAGAATTGTGACAAAGGGACTTACTTCGTTAACCGATAGCATGGAGATCAAGCCCATCACTGAGGCGCAATACGCTAAAAAGATTGCCGAAGCAGCCAAATTGGGCAAGAATCAGGCAAGCACCAAGGGTTTTATAGATATGATGAAGAAGTAGAATGAATCGTTTTTAGGTTTGCAGGCTTTTCTTTCTGGGATGGGGTTGCGTCAAGTTGTTGCACAGCAGAAGTCATGTTTCTGCATCGCAACAATAGCCGTATCGAAATCAACGTGCCCTCTTAAAGACTTAACAAAGCAAGAACTTAAATTCTCAAAAACTCAGATATGACATTTACAAGATTTATAGAACGCCCGGTTCTCTCGACGGTTATCTCCGTGTTTCTCGTCCTACTGGGTCTCATCGGAATTATATCGCTGCCCATTGCGCAGTATCCCGACATCGCTCCGCCCACGATTTCGGTGATTGCCAACTATCAAGGAGCCGATGCACAGACGGTTCTCAACTCTGTGGTGGTGCCTCTTGAAGAGAGCATCAACGGTGTAGAGAATATGACCTATATGGAATCGACTGCCACAAACGATGGAATGGCGATGATTACCGTCTACTTCAAACAAGGCATCGACGCCGATATGGCTGCCGTAAACGTGCAAAACCGTGTGCAACAGGCACAAGCACTGCTACCGGCAGAGGTTACTCAGGTGGGTGTAACTACCCAAAAGCGGCAGACCAGTAATGTGATGATGTATAGTATCACGTCGAAAGACGGGCGATACGACGACAAATTCATCACCAATTACAATGAAATCAACATCGTGCCGGCCATCAAGCGTGTGCAAGGTGTAGGTAATGTGCAGACGTTTAGTTCGAGTACTTACTCTATGCGCATTTGGTTGAAGCCCGATAAGATGAAACAATACGGACTGATTCCCACTGATGTGCTCGCCGCTTTGGCCGAACAGAACATCGAAGCAGCCCCCGGTGCATTCGGAGAGCAGAGCCATGCCGCCTTCGAATACGTGATGCGTTATAAAGGACGCTTAAAAATGCCTACCGAATATGGAAACATTATCATCAGCAACAATACCAATGGGCAGACACTTCATCTGCGCGACGTGGCAAAAATTGAATTAGGCGCATTGGGATATGCCGTAGGACAGAAGAACAACGGCCATGCTTCCGTAATGGGAATGGTGCAGCAGATTGCCGGTTCGAATGCCACAGAGATTGCGCAAGGCGTGAAAAAGGTGTTGGAAGAGCAGCAAAAGACTTTCCCGCCGGGATTGGAATTCAAAGTCAACTACGATGTAACCGAGTTCCTTTTTGCCTCTATCGAAGAAGTGCTTATGACATTGGTCATCACTTTCGTGTTGGTATTCTTCGTGGTTTACATCTTCTTACAGGATTTCCGTTCAACGCTGATACCCTTGATTGCCGTACCCGTGTCGCTCATCGGTACCTTCTTGTTTCTTTGGATGTTCGGTTTCTCCATCAACCTCTTAACGCTTTCGGCGTTGTTGTTGGCCATTGCCATTGTGGTAGACGATGCCATCGTGGTGGTTGAGGCCGTCCACGCCAAGCTGGACCTGGGATATAAGAGTGCGAAATTGGCTTCTATCGACGCGATGAACGAGATTTCGGGAGCCATTATCTCCATTACGCTGGTGATGGCCTGCGTATTCGTTCCCGTATCCTTTATTAGTGGTACCTCAGGAACGTTCTATCGTGAGTTCGGAGTTACCATGGCCGTGTCGATTGTTATCTCTGCCATCAACGCATTGACGCTTTCTCCCGCGTTGTGTGCCATTCTTCTCAAACCGCACAATGCCGATGGACATGGGCAAAAGACAAGTTTTGTAGACCGTTTCCACGTCGGATTCAACACTGCCTTTGAAAAGATACTTACCAAATATCGCAAAGGTGTGGAGAATTTGATCGGCCATCGCATTATCACAGGTGTGATCGTGCTGGTGGGAATCATCGTCTTGGTGTTCTCGATGAGTACCACCAAGACCGGACTCGTGCCCAATGAAGACACCGGAACGCTCTTTGTCACCATCTCGTTGCCGCCGGCTACCAGTCAAGAGAAGACCCAAGAGGTGGCCAGTCAGGTGGATGAGATGCTGGCTAACAACCCGATGATACAGGATCGTGAGCAGATTGTGGGTTATAACTTCATTGCCGGTCAGGGATCCGACCAAGCAACGTTCGTCATTAAGCTCAAACCGTTTGAAGAACGCACAAGTGGCTTCTTCTATAAGCTCTCCGGACTGTGGCAAGGCGACGGCATTATGCGTTTCTTTGTCGATGTTCGCAGTAGTAATATGGTGTTGGGTACCATCTACAAACAGATTTCCAACATCAAGGGAGCACAGATTTTGGCGTTCGGTGCACCGATGATTCCGGGTTACGGACTCACCAATAGCGTGACGTTCACCATGCAAGACAAAACCGGTGGAAGCCTTGACAAGTTCTTCCAGGTGACGAAAGATTATTTGAAAGCTCTGAACGAACGTCCCGAAATACAAAATGCCATGACCACCTACGACCCCAACTACCCACAATACATGGTAGACGTAGATGTGGCCAAGTGCAAACAGAGCGGCATCAGCCCCAAGGTGGTGCTTTCTACGCTGCAAGGTTATTATGGCGGACTTTACGCTTCCAACTTCAATAGTTTTGGTAAGCTCTACCGTGTGATGATACAAGCCGATGCCCAAAGCCGTATGAAGCCCGGCGACCTCACCAATATCTACGTGCGAACGGTTGCGGGTATGGTGCCCATCAACGAATATTGTTCGCTCAAGCGTGTGTATGGTCCGTCGAATGTGCGGCGTTTCAATCTCTTCACCAGTATTAATGTCAACGCCACACCTGCCGATGGATATTCCTCGGGCGAAGTGATCAAAGCCATTGAAGAGGTGGCAGCCCAGACCTTACCCACGGGTTACGGCTACGATTTCTCGGGTCTGACGCGTTCAGAGCATGAGCAAAGCAACACCACGGCTATTATTTTTGCCCTTTGTTTGGTGTTTGTTTACCTCATTCTTTCAGCCCAATACGAGAGTTATCTGCTTCCTTTGTCGGTCATCCTTTCATTGCCGTTCGGTTTGGCCGGAGCTTTCATCTTCACACAGCTCTTCGGACACCAGAACGACATCTACATGCAGATTGCCCTCATCATGCTGATTGGTTTGTTGGCAAAGAACGCTATCCTCATTGTCGAGTTTGCTTTGGAACGCCGACGCACAGGTATGGTTATTAAATACAGTGCCATCCTGGGAGCGGCCTCTCGTCTACGCCCCATCCTGATGACCGGTTTGGCCATGGTGATCGGTCTATTGCCGATGATGTTTGCCAGCGGAGTGGGCAAGAACGGCAACCAAACACTGGGTGCAGCAGCCGTGGGCGGCATGCTCATCGGTATGCTTATTCAGATATTCGTTGTGCCTGCGTTGTTCGTTATCTTCGAATATCTGCAAGAAAAGCTGAAACCCATTGAATTCGGAGACGAAGAAAACCGCGAGGTAGCTTCCGAATTGAAGCAATATGCCCATCAGATGGTAGCTCCAACAAACACTAAAGTAGAGAAGTAAAGTTATGAAACGAAAACATATTCTATTCTTGGCACTTGCAGCAACGGTTCTTACCGGCTGCAAGAGCCTCTATGGCAAATACGAACGCCCCGCTGTCGGCGTCTCGGGAGTGGTTCGCGACCCTATCTCGTCCGTCGATACGCTGGCCGTTAGCGATACGGCGAGCTTTGGAAACCTGCCTTGGCGCAGCGTCTTTACCGATCCGCAGTTACAGACTCTCATTGCAAAAGCACTGGAAAACAATAACGACCTGCTCAACGCCGCCCTTAATATCAAGATGGCCGAGGCACAGTTGAAGGCCGCCAAATGGGCTTTTTTGCCGGGTTTTGCTTTCTCTCCGCAAGGTGTCATCTCGTCTTGGGACGGCAATCCGGCCGTAAAAACCTATTCGTTGCCCGTGCAAGCCAGTTGGACGATCGATCTTTTCGGCACCCTGCTCTCGCAGAAACGCAGTGCGCAGATGGCTTTGATGGCTACGAAAGACTATCAACTCGTCACCAAAACTAA from Prevotella sp. oral taxon 475 encodes:
- a CDS encoding M23 family metallopeptidase, yielding MRLSSLFLLLFFCFSAFADDQFTAAETQQISIATPGLFDKTSSFTIDLAAVKEHDYSFPLPVGKATAMKDNALEIATSKGDAVKALFSGRVRLARKMQKYGNVIVIRHDNGLETVYAHNAQNLVKCGQKVEAGQSIAIVGNRNGKVSCLFWVMVNGGRINPNIIFDVKSHRLHRVVLLCEKKSTHVNVSVATEKDLTGKAKLNKKTKEDELKNKKEEEKKAEEEKKTTDKTLIKPAKILRETNSNRLVLTDFGDDEWAYPLPGSHVISPYGGRRRHSGVDIKTKANDNVLAAFNGIVTRSGPFFGYGNCIVIRHENGFETLYSHQSKNLVKAGQAVKAGDVIGLTGRTGRATTEHLHFEVYFKGRRFDPALVFDHHTKKLRQHTLIYSSGVVRIEKGGNKPGK
- the pgeF gene encoding peptidoglycan editing factor PgeF: MLQLTTYRLSPQVSAFSTTRQGGVSKDNYASLNINPYCGDAPTAVEQNRRLLCQELSLDENRLVLPHQTHGTTIRQIGEEFFSLSPSVRQMVLDGVDALITDLPEVCIGVSTADCIPILLYDSIHRSVAAVHAGWRGTAKRILQKTVEEMGRAYQTRPETLRAVIGPGISLTHFEVGDEVYQAFAQAGFAMEQIARRQEKWHLDLPLCNQLQLQELDLEPTNIQNTGICTYANYHEYFSARRLGTASGRIFTGIKLHQT
- the obgE gene encoding GTPase ObgE, producing the protein MPDSNFVDYVKIYCRSGKGGRGSMHLRHVKYNPNGGPDGGDGGRGGNVYLRGNHNYWTLLHLKYQRHVFAEHGGNGGRDKCHGTDGKDMYIDVPCGTVVYNAETGKYVCDVLHDGQEVLLLKGGRGGLGNFQFRTATNQTPRYAQPGEPMEEMTVILELKLLADVGLVGFPNAGKSTLLSSLSSARPKIANYPFTTLEPSLGIIAYHDHQSFVMADIPGIIEGASEGKGLGLRFLRHIERNSLLLFMVPGDTDDIKKEYEILLKELNNFNPELNDKHRVLAITKCDLLDEELIEMLRETLPDDLPTVFISAVTGQGLNQLKDILWQELNSESNKLKNILAEDTLVHRDKDISRFAFEQEAEGEDLDVVYLDESDVEDIDDFEYEENE
- a CDS encoding adenylate kinase, which codes for MKNVVIFGAPGSGKGTQSDKMIAKYGFEHISTGDVLRNEIKNGTPLGTTAKDFIDKGQLIPDELMIDILASVYDSFGKDHKGVIFDGFPRTIPQAEALKKMLEERGHKVAAMIELDVPEEELMKRLLLRGQQSGRSDDNEETIKKRLNVYHSQTAPLIEWYKKEGVHNHIDGLGELERIFADVCSVLERL
- the hpt gene encoding hypoxanthine phosphoribosyltransferase; this encodes MARIKLKDKIFETSIPEAEILKRIKVVADKINKDMEGKNPLLLAVLNGSFVFAADLMRMLTIPCEISFVKLASYQGTTSTGVIKEVFGINEDLNGRTVIIVEDIVESGLTMKRMIETLGTRNPESIHICTLLLKPDRLTVPLNVEYAVMEIPNDFIVGYGLDYDQQGRNLRDIYTLSS
- a CDS encoding efflux RND transporter periplasmic adaptor subunit, producing MKQKKWFMLMAFAALMVSCGNNGNMKMGDNEYPVETIGTQGSEMQTTYPASIKGIQDVEIRPKVSGFITQLCVQEGQAVKAGQLLFVIDNTTYQAQVRQAQAALSSAKAQLNTSKLTYENSKKLFEKNVIGSYELQTAQNTYENARAAVAQAQAALSSAKDMLGFCYVKSPANGVIGSLPYKVGALVSASSVDPLTTVSDVATVEVYFSMTEKDILNLTKKAGGIHAAISDFPAVKLQLADGTMYNELGKVTKVSGVINQTTGSVSMIARFPNPNRLLKSGASGTIVVPRVSNNSIVIPQSATTEIQDKIFVYVVTPQNRVKYTEIQVNPQNDGNHYVVTNGLNAGDRIVTKGLTSLTDSMEIKPITEAQYAKKIAEAAKLGKNQASTKGFIDMMKK
- a CDS encoding efflux RND transporter permease subunit, with the translated sequence MTFTRFIERPVLSTVISVFLVLLGLIGIISLPIAQYPDIAPPTISVIANYQGADAQTVLNSVVVPLEESINGVENMTYMESTATNDGMAMITVYFKQGIDADMAAVNVQNRVQQAQALLPAEVTQVGVTTQKRQTSNVMMYSITSKDGRYDDKFITNYNEINIVPAIKRVQGVGNVQTFSSSTYSMRIWLKPDKMKQYGLIPTDVLAALAEQNIEAAPGAFGEQSHAAFEYVMRYKGRLKMPTEYGNIIISNNTNGQTLHLRDVAKIELGALGYAVGQKNNGHASVMGMVQQIAGSNATEIAQGVKKVLEEQQKTFPPGLEFKVNYDVTEFLFASIEEVLMTLVITFVLVFFVVYIFLQDFRSTLIPLIAVPVSLIGTFLFLWMFGFSINLLTLSALLLAIAIVVDDAIVVVEAVHAKLDLGYKSAKLASIDAMNEISGAIISITLVMACVFVPVSFISGTSGTFYREFGVTMAVSIVISAINALTLSPALCAILLKPHNADGHGQKTSFVDRFHVGFNTAFEKILTKYRKGVENLIGHRIITGVIVLVGIIVLVFSMSTTKTGLVPNEDTGTLFVTISLPPATSQEKTQEVASQVDEMLANNPMIQDREQIVGYNFIAGQGSDQATFVIKLKPFEERTSGFFYKLSGLWQGDGIMRFFVDVRSSNMVLGTIYKQISNIKGAQILAFGAPMIPGYGLTNSVTFTMQDKTGGSLDKFFQVTKDYLKALNERPEIQNAMTTYDPNYPQYMVDVDVAKCKQSGISPKVVLSTLQGYYGGLYASNFNSFGKLYRVMIQADAQSRMKPGDLTNIYVRTVAGMVPINEYCSLKRVYGPSNVRRFNLFTSINVNATPADGYSSGEVIKAIEEVAAQTLPTGYGYDFSGLTRSEHEQSNTTAIIFALCLVFVYLILSAQYESYLLPLSVILSLPFGLAGAFIFTQLFGHQNDIYMQIALIMLIGLLAKNAILIVEFALERRRTGMVIKYSAILGAASRLRPILMTGLAMVIGLLPMMFASGVGKNGNQTLGAAAVGGMLIGMLIQIFVVPALFVIFEYLQEKLKPIEFGDEENREVASELKQYAHQMVAPTNTKVEK